In Balaenoptera acutorostrata chromosome 19, mBalAcu1.1, whole genome shotgun sequence, the following proteins share a genomic window:
- the LOC114236105 gene encoding zinc finger protein 234 isoform X1, giving the protein MTMFKEVVTFKDVAVTFTEEELGLLDSTQRKLYQEVMLENFRNLLSIEGKIQSEMETVSEAGPHEELSSWQIWQHIASDLTRCQDSMIKSSEFHQQGDSSGQVGAGFSETHTGQKPYQCNECTKSFSDVFNFDLHQQIHPGEKSHTCGECGKSFCYSSALRIHQRVHSGEKRYKCDECGKEFSQSSQLQAHQKVHTIEKPFRCEQCGKGFSRRSTLTVHCKLHMGEKPYNCDQCGRAFIHASHLQEHQRIHTGEKPFKCDICGKNFRRRSALNSHCMVHTGEKPYKCEECGKCFTCSSNLHIHQRVHTGEKPYKCEECGKCFIQPSQFQAHRRIHTGEKPYVCKVCGKGFIYSSSFQAHQGVHTGEKPYRCSECGKNFRMKIHYQVHLVIHTGEKPYKCEVCGKGFRQSSYLKIHQKAHSIEKPYKCEECGQGFNQSSRLQIHQLIHTGEKPYKCEECGKGFSRRADLKIHCRIHTGEKPYNCEECGKVFSQASHLLTHQRVHSGEKPFKCEECGKSFSRSSHLQAHQKVHTGEKPYKCEECGKGFKWSLNLDMHQRVHTGEKPYKCGECGKHFSQASSLQLHQSVHTGEKPYRCDVCGKVFSRSSQLQYHRRVHTGEKPYQCEMCGKSFSWRSNLVSHHKMHTGDTFYESSESGKSIKELSEERSSTK; this is encoded by the exons ATGACCATGTTCAAG GAGGTGGTGACCTTCAAGGATGTGGCTGTGACCTTCAcggaggaggagctggggctgCTGGACTCCACCCAGAGGAAGCTGTACCAGGAAGTGATGCTGGAGAACTTCCGGAACCTGCTCTCAATAG AAGGAAAGATCCAAAGTGAGATGGAGACTGTTTCAGAAGCAGGACCACATGAAGAGCTTTCCTCCTGGCAGATCTGGCAACATATTGCAAGTGACTTAACCAGGTGTCAAGACTCCATGATAAAAAGTTCTGAATTCCACCAACAAGGTGACTCATCCGGCCAGGTTGGGGCAGGATTCTCTGAAACTCACACAGGCCAGAAACCTTATCAGTGTAATGAATGTACAAAATCTTTCAGTGATGTCTTCAACTTTGATCTTCATCAACAAATACACCCAGGAGAGAAGTCTCATACATGTGGTGAGTGTGGAAAAAGCTTCTGTTACAGCTCAGCACTTCGCATTCATCAGAGAGTTCACTCGGGAGAGAAACGCTATAAGTGTGATGAGTGTGGCAAGGAGTTCAGTCAGAGCTCACAGCTGCAAGCTCATCAGAAAGTCCACACCATAGAGAAGCCATTCAGATGTGAGCAGTGTGGGAAAGGCTTCAGTCGTAGGTCAACACTTACTGTTCATTGTAAATTACACATGGGAGAGAAACCTTATAATTGTGACCAGTGTGGAAGGGCCTTCATTCATGCGTCACATCTTCAGGAACATCAGAGAatccacactggggagaaaccGTTCAAATGTGATATATGCGGTAAGAACTTCCGCCGTAGATCAGCCCTTAACAGTCATTGTATGgtccacactggagagaagccaTACAAATGTGAGGAGTGTGGGAAGTGTTTCACTTGTAGCTCAAATCTTCATATCCATCAGAGGgtccacacaggagagaaaccttataaatGTGAGGAGTGCGGTAAGTGCTTCATTCAGCCTTCACAATTTCAGGCCCATCGGAGAATCCACACGGGAGAGAAACCGTATGTCTGTAAAGTGTGTGGTAAGGGCTTCATTTACAGTTCAAGTTTTCAAGCCCATCAGGGAgtccacacaggagagaaaccatacAGATGCAGTGAGTGTGGGAAGAATTTCAGGATGAAAATCCATTATCAAGTTCATCTGGTCATCCACACgggagagaaaccctataaatgtGAGGTATGTGGGAAAGGCTTCCGTCAGAGTTCATATCTTAAAATCCATCAGAAGGCCCACAGCATAGAGAAACCTTACAAGTGTGAAGAGTGTGGGCAGGGCTTCAACCAGAGTTCACGACTTCAGATCCACCAGCTGATCCATACCGGTGAGAAACCATACAAATGTGAAGAGTGTGGGAAGGGATTCAGTCGTAGAGCAGATCTTAAAATTCACTGCAGAATCCACACCGGAGAGAAACCGTATAATTGTGAGGAGTGTGGGAAGGTTTTTAGTCAGGCGTCTCATCTTCTGACCCATCAGAGAGTCCACAGCGGAGAAAAACCATTCAAATGTGAAGAGTGTGGGAAGAGCTTCAGTCGGAGTTCACACCTTCAAGCCCATCAAAAAGTCCACACTGGAGAAAAGCCATACAAATGTGAGGAGTGTGGGAAGGGCTTCAAGTGGAGCCTGAACCTCGACATGCATCAGAGGgtccacacaggagagaaaccatataaGTGTGGGGAGTGTGGGAAGCACTTCAGTCAGGCCTCAAGTCTTCAGCTTCATCAGAGTgtccacactggagagaagccGTACAGATGTGATGTGTGTGGTAAAGTCTTTAGTCGGTCTTCACAGCTTCAGTATCACAGGCGAGTTCACACAGGGGAGAAACCTTACCAGTGTGAGATGTGTGGTAAAAGCTTCAGTTGGCGCTCCAATCTTGTAAGTCATCACAAAATGCATACTGGGGATACATTTTATGAAAGCAGCGAGAGTGGTAAGAGCATCAAGGAACTGTCAGAGGAAAGAAGTTCTACAAAATGA
- the LOC114236105 gene encoding zinc finger protein 234 isoform X2 — protein MTMFKEVVTFKDVAVTFTEEELGLLDSTQRKLYQEVMLENFRNLLSIGKIQSEMETVSEAGPHEELSSWQIWQHIASDLTRCQDSMIKSSEFHQQGDSSGQVGAGFSETHTGQKPYQCNECTKSFSDVFNFDLHQQIHPGEKSHTCGECGKSFCYSSALRIHQRVHSGEKRYKCDECGKEFSQSSQLQAHQKVHTIEKPFRCEQCGKGFSRRSTLTVHCKLHMGEKPYNCDQCGRAFIHASHLQEHQRIHTGEKPFKCDICGKNFRRRSALNSHCMVHTGEKPYKCEECGKCFTCSSNLHIHQRVHTGEKPYKCEECGKCFIQPSQFQAHRRIHTGEKPYVCKVCGKGFIYSSSFQAHQGVHTGEKPYRCSECGKNFRMKIHYQVHLVIHTGEKPYKCEVCGKGFRQSSYLKIHQKAHSIEKPYKCEECGQGFNQSSRLQIHQLIHTGEKPYKCEECGKGFSRRADLKIHCRIHTGEKPYNCEECGKVFSQASHLLTHQRVHSGEKPFKCEECGKSFSRSSHLQAHQKVHTGEKPYKCEECGKGFKWSLNLDMHQRVHTGEKPYKCGECGKHFSQASSLQLHQSVHTGEKPYRCDVCGKVFSRSSQLQYHRRVHTGEKPYQCEMCGKSFSWRSNLVSHHKMHTGDTFYESSESGKSIKELSEERSSTK, from the exons ATGACCATGTTCAAG GAGGTGGTGACCTTCAAGGATGTGGCTGTGACCTTCAcggaggaggagctggggctgCTGGACTCCACCCAGAGGAAGCTGTACCAGGAAGTGATGCTGGAGAACTTCCGGAACCTGCTCTCAATAG GAAAGATCCAAAGTGAGATGGAGACTGTTTCAGAAGCAGGACCACATGAAGAGCTTTCCTCCTGGCAGATCTGGCAACATATTGCAAGTGACTTAACCAGGTGTCAAGACTCCATGATAAAAAGTTCTGAATTCCACCAACAAGGTGACTCATCCGGCCAGGTTGGGGCAGGATTCTCTGAAACTCACACAGGCCAGAAACCTTATCAGTGTAATGAATGTACAAAATCTTTCAGTGATGTCTTCAACTTTGATCTTCATCAACAAATACACCCAGGAGAGAAGTCTCATACATGTGGTGAGTGTGGAAAAAGCTTCTGTTACAGCTCAGCACTTCGCATTCATCAGAGAGTTCACTCGGGAGAGAAACGCTATAAGTGTGATGAGTGTGGCAAGGAGTTCAGTCAGAGCTCACAGCTGCAAGCTCATCAGAAAGTCCACACCATAGAGAAGCCATTCAGATGTGAGCAGTGTGGGAAAGGCTTCAGTCGTAGGTCAACACTTACTGTTCATTGTAAATTACACATGGGAGAGAAACCTTATAATTGTGACCAGTGTGGAAGGGCCTTCATTCATGCGTCACATCTTCAGGAACATCAGAGAatccacactggggagaaaccGTTCAAATGTGATATATGCGGTAAGAACTTCCGCCGTAGATCAGCCCTTAACAGTCATTGTATGgtccacactggagagaagccaTACAAATGTGAGGAGTGTGGGAAGTGTTTCACTTGTAGCTCAAATCTTCATATCCATCAGAGGgtccacacaggagagaaaccttataaatGTGAGGAGTGCGGTAAGTGCTTCATTCAGCCTTCACAATTTCAGGCCCATCGGAGAATCCACACGGGAGAGAAACCGTATGTCTGTAAAGTGTGTGGTAAGGGCTTCATTTACAGTTCAAGTTTTCAAGCCCATCAGGGAgtccacacaggagagaaaccatacAGATGCAGTGAGTGTGGGAAGAATTTCAGGATGAAAATCCATTATCAAGTTCATCTGGTCATCCACACgggagagaaaccctataaatgtGAGGTATGTGGGAAAGGCTTCCGTCAGAGTTCATATCTTAAAATCCATCAGAAGGCCCACAGCATAGAGAAACCTTACAAGTGTGAAGAGTGTGGGCAGGGCTTCAACCAGAGTTCACGACTTCAGATCCACCAGCTGATCCATACCGGTGAGAAACCATACAAATGTGAAGAGTGTGGGAAGGGATTCAGTCGTAGAGCAGATCTTAAAATTCACTGCAGAATCCACACCGGAGAGAAACCGTATAATTGTGAGGAGTGTGGGAAGGTTTTTAGTCAGGCGTCTCATCTTCTGACCCATCAGAGAGTCCACAGCGGAGAAAAACCATTCAAATGTGAAGAGTGTGGGAAGAGCTTCAGTCGGAGTTCACACCTTCAAGCCCATCAAAAAGTCCACACTGGAGAAAAGCCATACAAATGTGAGGAGTGTGGGAAGGGCTTCAAGTGGAGCCTGAACCTCGACATGCATCAGAGGgtccacacaggagagaaaccatataaGTGTGGGGAGTGTGGGAAGCACTTCAGTCAGGCCTCAAGTCTTCAGCTTCATCAGAGTgtccacactggagagaagccGTACAGATGTGATGTGTGTGGTAAAGTCTTTAGTCGGTCTTCACAGCTTCAGTATCACAGGCGAGTTCACACAGGGGAGAAACCTTACCAGTGTGAGATGTGTGGTAAAAGCTTCAGTTGGCGCTCCAATCTTGTAAGTCATCACAAAATGCATACTGGGGATACATTTTATGAAAGCAGCGAGAGTGGTAAGAGCATCAAGGAACTGTCAGAGGAAAGAAGTTCTACAAAATGA